The Ignisphaera cupida genome has a segment encoding these proteins:
- a CDS encoding ATP cone domain-containing protein: MSITVIKRDGSKEEFIPEKIVVSCLKAGATVEAARKIAKIVEARLLEQNVKEVSARDLTKMILELLRKENEEWYRNWIVFDRAIKRRKTEEELAK, encoded by the coding sequence TTGAGTATTACCGTCATCAAAAGAGATGGTTCGAAAGAGGAGTTTATACCGGAAAAAATAGTTGTTAGTTGCTTAAAAGCTGGAGCTACAGTAGAAGCAGCAAGAAAAATTGCAAAAATAGTTGAAGCAAGACTTCTAGAGCAAAACGTAAAGGAGGTTAGTGCCAGAGATTTAACAAAAATGATTCTAGAATTGCTGCGAAAAGAAAATGAAGAGTGGTATAGAAACTGGATAGTATTTGACAGAGCCATTAAGAGAAGAAAAACAGAAGAGGAGCTTGCAAAATA